A window of Campylobacter ureolyticus contains these coding sequences:
- a CDS encoding hemagglutinin repeat-containing protein → MIFEIWISNFTTQNIKINSFKDTDIIGSNLNAKENINLSSKHGDINILSSTNNLLEDIKKKNIEATLSLTVQNEYAQIGSAAKDLEEATKQLKSVKKEYDSYKKELNSLKDKLSNLKQRYKNKEEGIDYLDIEDLQDFINDLTDEEKYYKSNIALATENVASKSAALLSQTASAAASYGTYGFSVGVSADIKGNKFNSNLNDITNISSNLKANNINLNSYNDTTITGSNLLALNDITINSTNLNINSSQDTFTYKDKNKELSGSISFTIYGGGGGSLGLNYAQSHLNKDSIINNNSKLLANNDININTANNTAIKGANLKANNTFNLKTNNLTLQSQRDILNSNFKSNSFGVGVGFSGDNNPNPSAISNNMVSYKDTKLSNANANFSKNRSSSKTKQTVLSSITGDKVNIDVQQNTNLKGSLIAAGEYKTIIDEDGSKKTIFIDNKNLNLKTGSLTFSNLKNSNYSKKTSLGVGVNVALNKDDKNKPNDQKTNNTNLNSKITSATYSNNKDLTYNSSKTLATIGKGNLIVSNIDISNLNKDELDNFQSNKTDNLSNLDDLVRLNKDTNQINKDLYNTNINSNIDVSIDTRLFSKEGRKEIKKEFEDIVNDIKVVEFYVINYNEIKESKQLTKSIADNLIKLRETDSNKYEQIVKELKDYNTAIENQNKNEKQDFAFVLAVPPALSEFLAICGITTVAGTTAYGAKKLGEKYVSGKNMQDDIPPIEGKNQDINLEAFPKQEENINDNVLVTPKADKNDKITNEGIQANNSLNEPYVGGIEGKERGVDVVYAEKDKKLSNYEINKLKEGGIHPHDLKPHSDYDLYKDKKGNIFVKLKNGKGQGEPTGYNINDF, encoded by the coding sequence ATGATATTTGAAATATGGATATCAAACTTCACTACTCAAAATATAAAAATAAACTCTTTTAAGGATACAGACATTATAGGTTCAAACCTAAATGCTAAAGAAAATATTAATCTCTCTTCAAAACATGGAGATATAAACATACTCTCATCAACTAATAATCTATTAGAAGATATTAAAAAGAAAAACATTGAAGCAACCCTTTCTCTTACTGTACAAAACGAATACGCACAGATAGGAAGTGCGGCTAAGGATTTAGAGGAAGCAACCAAACAGTTAAAAAGTGTAAAAAAAGAGTATGACTCTTATAAAAAAGAGCTTAACTCCTTAAAAGATAAACTTTCAAATTTAAAACAAAGATATAAAAATAAAGAAGAAGGAATTGATTACTTAGATATAGAAGATTTACAAGATTTTATAAATGATCTAACAGATGAAGAAAAATACTATAAATCAAACATAGCTTTAGCTACTGAAAATGTAGCTTCTAAATCAGCAGCTTTACTCTCTCAAACAGCCTCAGCAGCAGCAAGCTATGGAACTTATGGATTTAGTGTAGGAGTAAGTGCTGATATAAAAGGAAATAAATTTAATTCAAATCTAAATGATATAACAAATATAAGCTCAAACCTAAAAGCAAACAATATAAATTTAAACTCCTATAATGATACAACCATAACAGGATCAAATTTATTAGCCTTAAATGATATAACAATAAACTCAACTAATCTAAATATAAACTCATCACAAGACACTTTTACATATAAAGATAAAAATAAAGAACTAAGTGGAAGTATAAGCTTTACAATCTATGGAGGAGGTGGTGGAAGCTTAGGACTAAATTATGCTCAAAGCCATCTTAATAAAGACAGTATAATAAACAATAACTCAAAGCTTTTAGCAAACAATGATATAAATATAAATACTGCAAATAATACAGCTATAAAAGGAGCAAATTTAAAAGCTAATAATACTTTTAATCTAAAAACAAACAATCTTACATTACAGAGTCAAAGAGATATATTAAACTCAAATTTCAAATCAAACTCATTTGGAGTAGGAGTTGGATTTAGTGGAGATAATAATCCAAATCCATCTGCTATCTCTAACAATATGGTAAGTTATAAAGATACAAAACTATCAAATGCAAATGCAAACTTTTCTAAAAATAGATCTAGCTCTAAAACTAAGCAAACAGTTCTTTCAAGTATAACAGGTGATAAGGTAAATATAGATGTGCAACAAAACACTAATCTAAAAGGCTCTTTAATAGCAGCAGGAGAGTATAAAACTATAATAGATGAAGATGGAAGTAAAAAAACTATATTTATAGATAACAAAAATCTAAATTTAAAAACAGGCTCTTTAACATTTAGTAATCTTAAAAACTCAAACTACTCTAAAAAAACAAGTTTAGGTGTGGGAGTAAATGTAGCTTTAAATAAAGATGATAAAAATAAACCAAACGATCAAAAAACAAATAACACAAATCTAAACTCTAAAATAACAAGTGCAACTTATTCTAATAATAAAGACTTAACTTATAACTCATCAAAAACATTAGCAACTATAGGAAAAGGAAATCTAATAGTATCAAACATAGATATCTCAAATTTAAATAAAGATGAGTTAGATAATTTTCAATCTAATAAAACAGATAACTTATCTAATTTAGATGACTTAGTAAGACTGAATAAAGATACAAATCAAATAAACAAAGATTTATATAATACAAACATAAACTCAAACATAGATGTATCAATAGATACAAGATTATTTAGTAAAGAAGGAAGGAAAGAGATAAAAAAGGAATTTGAGGATATTGTAAACGATATAAAAGTAGTAGAATTTTACGTTATAAACTATAATGAAATAAAAGAAAGCAAACAACTTACAAAATCAATAGCAGATAATCTAATAAAACTACGAGAAACCGATAGCAATAAATACGAACAAATTGTTAAAGAATTAAAAGATTATAACACCGCAATAGAAAATCAAAATAAAAATGAAAAACAAGATTTTGCATTTGTTTTAGCTGTTCCGCCTGCCCTATCTGAATTTTTAGCTATTTGTGGAATTACTACTGTTGCAGGTACTACGGCATATGGAGCTAAAAAGCTTGGTGAAAAGTATGTAAGTGGTAAAAACATGCAAGATGATATACCACCTATAGAAGGAAAAAATCAAGACATAAACTTAGAAGCTTTTCCAAAACAAGAAGAAAATATAAATGATAATGTTTTAGTTACACCAAAAGCAGATAAAAATGATAAAATAACAAATGAAGGCATACAAGCAAACAATTCTCTTAATGAACCTTATGTTGGCGGAATAGAAGGAAAAGAGCGAGGGGTTGATGTTGTTTATGCAGAAAAAGATAAAAAACTATCAAATTATGAAATAAATAAATTAAAAGAAGGCGGTATTCATCCGCACGATTTAAAACCACATTCGGATTATGATCTATATAAAGATAAAAAAGGAAATATTTTTGTAAAATTAAAAAACGGCAAAGGTCAAGGTGAACCAACTGGTTATAATATAAACGATTTTTAA
- a CDS encoding Imm41 family immunity protein — protein sequence MNLENFYINVKKSDKFSPKSFVGKFILQGVWSDKDYWKLDSVLIEIYKFYKNKKLPKDIFAGIISIVADICGICEKSEIYITNKCYGKNSDNVIPDLYNRYERLNVLCKCIIYKDKFEDICFWYNKKEI from the coding sequence ATGAACTTAGAAAATTTTTATATAAATGTTAAAAAAAGCGATAAATTCTCTCCAAAATCATTTGTTGGAAAGTTTATATTGCAAGGCGTTTGGTCTGATAAAGACTATTGGAAACTTGATAGTGTTTTGATTGAAATTTATAAATTTTATAAAAATAAAAAACTTCCAAAAGATATTTTTGCAGGGATTATATCTATAGTGGCGGATATTTGTGGAATTTGTGAAAAATCTGAAATTTATATAACAAATAAATGTTATGGTAAAAACAGCGATAATGTAATCCCTGATCTGTATAACAGATATGAAAGGCTTAATGTGCTTTGTAAATGTATAATTTATAAAGATAAATTTGAAGATATTTGTTTTTGGTACAACAAAAAGGAAATATAG
- a CDS encoding Imm41 family immunity protein translates to MELTDFHRNTSFDERYDENSFIGILLDYLKWDDEEYWKLDANLQQILKLNSNKKFISQEIMEGIFSICNDIFLTGSWSDIKIHKGNSVKKCKLNIYDRFRRLKTLLVSAAYWDKSFFKIDFVYKNS, encoded by the coding sequence GTGGAACTAACTGATTTTCATAGAAATACTTCATTTGATGAAAGATATGATGAAAACTCTTTCATCGGGATACTTCTTGATTATCTAAAATGGGACGATGAAGAGTACTGGAAACTGGATGCAAATCTGCAACAAATTCTTAAGTTAAACTCAAATAAGAAATTTATTTCACAAGAAATTATGGAAGGGATATTTTCTATTTGCAATGATATTTTTTTAACAGGTAGTTGGAGCGACATCAAAATACACAAAGGGAATTCCGTAAAAAAATGCAAATTAAATATTTATGATAGATTTAGAAGATTAAAAACTCTTTTAGTATCGGCTGCATATTGGGATAAAAGTTTTTTTAAAATAGATTTTGTATATAAAAATAGCTAA
- a CDS encoding colicin E3/pyocin S6 family cytotoxin, whose translation MIKSNKITIKINKKELSDDYLPELSKAKSKTPVSGGGALRPRWKDNKGDMYEWDSQHGEMEIYDKQGNHKGSYNPKTKEKNQQLRAER comes from the coding sequence ATGATAAAATCGAACAAAATAACTATTAAAATAAATAAAAAAGAATTGTCTGATGATTATTTGCCCGAACTATCAAAGGCAAAATCAAAAACACCTGTTAGCGGTGGTGGTGCTTTAAGACCTAGGTGGAAAGATAACAAAGGTGACATGTATGAATGGGATTCTCAACATGGGGAAATGGAAATTTATGACAAACAAGGAAATCATAAAGGCTCTTATAATCCAAAAACTAAAGAAAAAAACCAGCAGTTAAGGGCAGAAAGGTAA